The DNA window CTGTGATGCAGAGCCAAAAGTTGAGGCTGACTTTGAACCCCCTATACACATACATATGGACagatacatacatatatttttacggaaacatattttacatacacatctatatatgtgtgtgtgtgcagaaaTAATTCTTAGCTATGATGCCTTATGCTAAGCATGGCCCTTGCATATGGGCCTCATTCAGACATGAATACAGGGCATCAGGAATCTCTTCCCCCAGTGCACACGTGGTACCGGACTTGATCTGGCCTGTCACTCGGTGTCCTTGGCACTGTATTATGTTATTATGTATGTTACCCCTTGGAAGGGAAAGAGGTTACACAGGTAATCCTGTGTTGGCTGCTGCAGATGCGGTGTGATGAGCTGAAGTCCTCAGGACTGTGGGGTCTCAAGAAAATATGTAACTGTGGTACCCACCAGGTGAGCACACTCTGCAACTCTATGTTGCCTCTGGGGCCGAGTAAAGGAAACCACTTGTTTTGAATGTTAAATCAGTTCTTTACTCTGTTCACGTACTGTATATGTCTCCAGATGAACAGTGAGAGCCTGGCATCTGCTTGTAACTGAGCCTTCTGTGAAGTGCAATCTGCAGTTGGTCGGAATTGCTTTATATTATGGAAAAAAACGCCCACATTGCCAAGTTACACGATTGAGATGTGGGTAGTTGTCAGCCAGATTTGACAGCCTTTGCTTTGGCATATGTTATGCATTACCTATTATTAATAACCACACTGGACTGGGTCCAAAGTTAGTATCTTGGTATTGTACAAACCCACTCTAGTCTTCATAGTCCAAAAGCACCAGGGCACGATTTTGTCATGAGGAACAACCAGAAAATACACTGGGGTTTCTGTACTAAGGAATGTAGAGCTGTTCCATAGAGTTACCTTAATTCTGAGTTGAAAATCCACCAAAGACAAAATgttgaagaaatatttgttatgaACTCTTAATCTTTGTATTGTTTAGTACCGGGGTACCTGCCAGCGTGCCCACCTTCACAGCCCAGACAAAAAAGGAATCTTGTTTTCATCTTGTAGCTTTACTGACCAGGGGACATAACCTTGCAAGTATACCCGTGCTGAATGCCACTCAAGTCCCTGGGAGTTTATAACTCTGGCTACTTATAGGGAAACATAGAACTGGAATGTATGAGCACAATTCAAGAGCTACTAGTTGAAGTTCAGTTTATAAAACCTTTGTCTATTAACTGGGTAGCATGAGTAAGGCAAAATGGGTTACAGAAAGCAGTGAACTGATGAGAAGTTGGTCATGACTACTCactgttgtttattttaattatgaagaGTATATATAGTTATGTGTATACATTTAAACCTTCTTTGGTCTTTTAACTGTATATCTCAAGTGCTTAAAAAATGGGAACTGAGGTTTACAATACTTTTGGGAGAGCACAGGTAAACAGTAACCTGTTACTGCCTGGGATGAAATAGCAGGTCGTCTCCAGCATACAAAAACCATAAACAAGACCTGTGTGAAGATTCCctttctgagctctgctgaCCCTCATTTTATCTGCTCTCTGCTTCTTTGCAGAGAAGCTGAGACTGTGAATGGGCTATTGTTCTGTGGGGATGCTGATGTCATTTTCAAGTAGCTGACCTCACTGCTGGACAAACCCAATACAGGGAGAGCAGTCTTCAAGCTGTGCATCTATAGGCATTGCATCAGACCCGGACAGTGGATATAGAGGTAGTGAATTTCTGTAGTGAAGTCCCAAGCTTGCCCCAGACCGAAGCATCCTTTCCTCAAAACACAGACACTTGTCCTGACAAACGTGTGCCTGGTGGCAGATAGAGGCAAGAGCTTGGTGACAAAGGATAGTTCATGCAGGGCACATACATACGTAACCACAGTGGCTTTTAAAGGTATAAAGCTTGTGACATGAGAGCACTGCTAGCTCTCCTAGTTAGGGCCTTGCTGAATCCCTCCAGGCTGTAGCAAAGGTAAGGGATTTGCagcttgatcttttttttccttcttttctccttttttccttcatccttCAACCAGGGATGCACTGATGTGTTAAGCAATAAACTCCTGAGCAGACCTTTCTTTTCCTAGGAACATGAAGAAAGGTACTGCAAAGACCTCCATAGGGAGATCAGGATGGCTAGGGGCAGCCAAGAACAGCAATGACCCACACCCAGTGACAGTCAGCAGTGGGGTAAGGGAGATTTCAGAGAAGGCTGAGCTTAAGCACCCAGGGACTTAAGACTCTGCACAGATGGCTGTGAAGGTGTGCAGTGGCGCTCTGGCTGTACCTACAGCTCAGTAGCAAGAAGTACCGGCTTCCCTGGAGCTGGGTGTGCCTGGCCAGCAGTCTCCCATGATTCAAAATTGCTCAGTGGAGAAATAAGTTGAGCACTAGAAGGATCACAGCACCATCTGCCGGGACTGCTAGTCGGTCCCACAGCAGGAGACTGGTGTCGTTCCTACGGCCAATACAGCATAATTTTCCCTTAAGTACTGGACAGCCAGAAGGCAGCTGGACATTCTCCCAAAGAAAGCATTGcccaaaatgaaaaaactgtTTTATGCACTAGCTGaatttgtaggtttttttttttcctggattggACTGACTTGAGCATCAGCATGCCCTTTGAGATCCTCTTTCCTACCCTCAATATTTCTTGTCATCGTTTgtccttttccccctccctcctttgcAGCGTGGTCCCTCTGCACAGCACCACAGTGCTGTTTATTGCCCTCCTTCACCCAGGCCCATGTCTTCTGCGAGTCTGACTGCCTTGGGCGatggaggggcagggccatgccTGGACAGGAAATTTGCATCGGTCGAGGCTGGTTCATAATGCTGTTTTCATATTTCCACCGAAGGTGCACAGGATATTTTGCTAATGTATTTACCTGTTGCAACTCTGCAAATGTGGCTGCAAGCTTAGACTTGCTCTGCTTTGGCACAGCTTCTTCCTTGCTGTTATCAGGGACAGAGAGATACCAGAATAATCCTGAACGCGGAAATAATTCCAACTACACCACTTTGGCCATTGAGCGGAATTAAGGTAGGAAGCTCGCTAGTGTACGATAGCCACCAGGACGGCCTTGCCCCAGGAGAGGGGAGGCGGGCTGGGGCGAGCGGCCCCGGGCCAGGCCCTGCCCGCTCGGAGGAGCCCCGccggcgccccggccccgctccggaACTCCGCGCTCCGGGTttccccgccgcctcccgcgccTTCCCGCTCCGCGACACCCGCGCTCCGGGTTTCCCCGCTGGcccgcgccggccccgccccgcggctcCGGTTTCAGCCGCTGCTACAGGGACCCCCAAGATGGAAACGCAGGGGCTGCCCGCCGCGGAggcggcccgggcccggcccggcgcccaACAtggcggccccgccgcgccgcccgccgccgcgcgccgcccgccgccgccgcccgactGGGAGCCGGCgaccgccgccgcctcctcctcctccgccgccaGCACCGCCGCGTCGGGCCTCTACGTGAGCTTCCcggtgctgctggtggaggaGAAGCCGGAGCCCGGCGCCAGCCCGGCGCCCAGCCCCTGcgcgccgccggcggggcccgCGCCCGACAACGACGGGCTCCTGCTCGTCTTCAACGTGGTGCGCGGCGCGGCCGAGGCCGGCCCGGGCGGCGGCGAAGCGGGGCGCGCCcagcccggcccgccgcccgccgAGCCGCCGGAGGAGGCCCccggctcggcgccgccgccgccgcctcctcctcccccgccgccggcaccgcTGCCCCCCGGCGATGGCGATGGCGGGGCGGAGGACGGCTCCTTCTCGGGGACCATCACCATCAACAACCAGAGCCTGGTGGTGCGCATCGAGAACGGCGTCCTGACGCTGGGCCCCGGCGCCGAGCAGGCCGCCGGcaccgcggccccgccgcctgccccgctgccgccgcccgccgccagccccgccgaGCCGCCGGGCGGGCCGCGGCCCCGCTCGCCGCCGGCCTTCGCCTGCCCGGAGCCGCGCTGCGGCGAGGCCTTCCCCCGCAAGCAGCAGCTGCGCCTGCATCGCCTCTCGGCgcacggcggcggcggggaggacggccggggggcggcgggggcggcggcgcggcccttCGGCTGCCCGGTGCCGGGCTGCGCCTGGTCCTTCGCCACGGCCTACAAGCTGCGGCGGCACCTGCACTCGCACGACAAGCTGCGGCCCTTCGCCTGCGCGGCACCGGGCTGCACCAAGCGCTTCACCACCGTCTACAACCTGCGGGCCCACAGCCGCGCCCACGAGCAGGAGGCGGCGCACAAGTGCGAGGCGTGCGGGCAGCGCTTCCCCAGCGCCGCCCGCCTCGCCGCCCACCGCCGCCGCAGCCACCTGGAGCCCGAGCGGCCCTACCGCTGCGACTTCCCCGGTAaggcgccgccgggccccgggggcctggttcccttccctccccttccagaAACAGCTCTGTCCGGAGTCCGTGCTGCGGCTCGGCTCGCTTTTcctccccgctgcccctccGTCCCCCTCAAATCGCCGCCGGAGCCTTGAGGAAGGCCCTCGCTCCTCGCCACCTCGCTTATCCACGGGGAGAGGTTGGGAGCGGAGGATGCTGCGCCTTCGCCCGCCAGCTTACGCGTGGCCTCGTGCTGGTGTGGTGGGACGCCGCGAGTCACGGCGCAAGTCCGCGGTGCTGTGCCTTAAACCGGGCTGGACGTGGTTTGATTGTCCACTTTGGTCAAATAATCGTAATCCCAGGGAGCAGTGCGGTTTAGGATTGCACAGTCTGGTTTTCCCGTGTGCCAGGATGTAATATCCTGGAAAAAAGAGGATCGTGAAGGTCCCCGCTAAAAGTTGGGAGGCAGAAAAGAATGCGGTTTTCCTGATTCAGTTCTGTACCAAGCTGACGTACTGTTTCCCTTCTCTACCCAGGCTGTGAAAGAACATTTATCACAGTGAGTGCATTATTCTCCCACAACCGAGCCCACTTCAGAGAGCAAGAGCAGTTCTCCTGTTCCTTCCCTGGCTGTAACAAGCAGTATGACAAAGCCTGCCGACTGAAAATCCACATGAGGAGTCACACAGGTATTCGTGAGGGTGACTTGTACCTGGGGAAGTGCATGGAAGATAATATGTGGAGAGTCGACTTTGGTTTGCCGGAAAAACTGAAGGTCATGGAGGGTGACATGAGTTGTTTGGAGTCAGTCAAAGCCTTTGATTCTTGGCCTTCTGGGGGTAGGAGACCACTGAATGAACTTGCTAAATGTGAACTAACTATGGAGGTGCAAAGCTGTGGCTTTGGCATGTGACCtctgttcagaaaaaatatcCCAGCTCTATTCTGGAGCTCCTAAACGTGCAAAACATTGTGCAAATTCTAATCTTCGTCAAAACAAGTGACTAAAAAATTCTCAGGAAATGTGAAATGTGTGTACCAAGGTTGGAACAGCAAGAAGATAAATTTCGTCACAAGCAAGCACTCCTGACTTGCAAGGACAACTGCTGAGCTGAAATCCaatcttttaatgttttaaagacaATTATGTATGCTCTCTACTGACCTCTGTTTTCCTGGTTTCATGGCTTTACAGCgtggattttggttttggtttttttgtggttttgtttgtttgtttaagtgTCACTTTTGTTAAGTGACAGTTCACGGATGCGATGGAAACAAACTTCCCATACTTCACTGTACTGTAATCAATGTATAATCAGAAGtcctgaaaacaacaaaaaaaaatctcatctggGTTTCTGTTTTGAATAATGCTGTTACTGCTTATTGAAGCACCTTCAAGATAGCTCAGATTAATATGAGATGGATTGATAATTCTGTGCTCCCTGATGCACAGGGAAAGATGCGAAGGCTCAGCTTGTGAAGTGGGGAAGGGGCATCCCAGTACTTGTAGTGAATTGCAGGAGAGGGTGGTTGAGTCGTCTTGTTTTAAATCAATTCAAGCAGTTCTTGAGATTTTCTAGTAGCAGTGTGTATTTCCGTATTAGATTATTAATGTAACCTTTCTTTGCTTAAGGTGAGAGGCCTTTTATCTGCGACTTTGAAGGTTGTGGCTGGTCCTTCACCAGTATGTCCAAGCTGCTGAGACATAAAAggtaggtttttttctgattatacTCTCCAAAGTCACGtgctgcttgtttgtttttcttccagtacTTAAGCAGCAGTGGATTTAATCATGCCAATGgcaatttccttcctttgtaGGAAACACGAAGATGACAGGAGATTTATGTGCCCAGTAGAAGGCTGTGGGAAGTCCTTCACAAGAGCAGAACACTTGAAAGGCCACAGTATAACTCACCTTGGTACAAAACCATTTGAGTGTCCAGTAGAAGGTATTGTTCAACTCTTGCATGTATTAACTGGTGGTCAGTGTGTATATTGCCTAAAGATCGTGTGCCTCTATGGATTGTGGAGAAAACAGGAGTTCATGCTCTAGcttcattttgttctttatcATGAACAGAGCTGCTTTATTCTGGAAAATCCTGCTTCTGATATTCAGTTTCCGCACTCGGCTTTTTCACTTGATTCATTAGCAGTAGTGAGAAGTGGTTCCGTCCAACACCTTCAAGGCcatgttttgctgctgtgacACATCATCTCGAGCGCTCGGTGGTTGTGCTGTGGTAGTCTCTGCTGCTGGGATGGCAGATGGCCATGCGAATGGTGTCTGTTTTGCTTGTACTGGAGCTTCGCTGATGCTCCGTGCATTTCTTAGCACTACCTCTGTCACTTCATGAGGACTCCAGGAGCAAAGATTTTGGGTCTGATCTGGAATATTCTGCTTCATAAAGTAAAGCAGCTCTacttggtgattttttttcttcttttaatggTTTTGCCAGCGGTTGTCACAGAGTTTACGTTTAAGGTGCCACAGCAAGGAAAGGTTGTGCATTACGCTAAATGACTTGAGTTTCTTGTTGTCAGAATCAGGTTGCTGAACTGGCCTACCCACTGAGAGGTCCTTGATGTAAAATGAGGAAATGTGTATTTGGCTTTCTTCTGATTTCTCGTAACATAGGCACAGGCACTGCAAAATAGCAGACAGagttctgcagagctgctctgattTGTTTTGTTAAGATACTAAATATGAACATCAATTGAAATTGGATGAAACTTTAAATTCTTGTATATCTTCTTGCAGGCTGTTGTGCAAAATTTTCAGCACGAAGTAGTCTGTATATTCACTCCAAAAAACACCTTCAGGATGTGGACTCATTAAAGACTCGTTGCCCTGTATCGAGCTGTAATAAATTGTTCACTTCCAAACACAGTATGAAGACGCACATGGTCAAACAGCATAACTTCAGCCCAGGTAGAGTATTTGTTTCAAACTGTAGGAGGATACAAcggaaaaatgaaatgttttgttaaGGAAAATGTCTATTGACTGATATTGAAATCTGAGCCCCATCTATATGAATGGCAGAATCTTCACTGAGGCTGGAGCTGGTTTCCCCCACTAAAATTTTCAGTGAGACCAGTAATTGAGTGTCAGAAACCGAGAAATTGCAGCTTTTTTGAATGAAGTAGCACTTGTCCTTCTCCATGCCATCTGTAAAATATGAGTAAGGATTAAAAGCACTTCTTTTTGCGCTCACTGTTCTACTCCTCTGCAACCTAACCTAGTCTGGGCTGCCGTAGCGTTATCTTTTGGCAAGTGCTTTTGCAACTGAAATTTCTCAGTAAAGGAGTGAACTTATTTCAGtaatcttcttttctttaaatttactttCAGGGAAGTTGTGAAGTGTTTTAGTAGGCTGAGAATCTAGAGTTTTAACCCTCCTCCTTTGataattcatatttttcttccctattGTCTGATGAAGGGTCTGTCTTACAACCAAACCCTTCTCTTCCAGATCTCCTAACTCAGCTTGAAGCAACCAGCTCCCTCACACCCAGCAGCGAACTCACTAGTCCGGGACAGAGTGATCTCAGCAACATAGACCTCGTATCCCTGTTCTCCAACGTGTCTAGTAGCAATTCTGGCATTGCAACAGACATGGCGCTAGTGAACTCTGGAATTGTCACGATCGACGTCGCTTCAGTGGGCTCAACGCTCGGAGGAAACATGCCTGTCAGTAACAATTCTTTAAGCCAGGCAGTTGATCCCTTGATACTGGTGGCTAGCAGTGATATGCCGCAGAGCCTGGACAGTTCTCTTTTGCTGGGAACCAGTGCAACCGTTTTACAGCAAAGCACTTTAAATTTGGATGATGTACAGACTGTCAATGCAGAAGCCTTGGGTTCGCTAGCATCTCTGTCGGTGAGGAATTCCAGCCAAGATATGCATGGTTTGACGTCCAGCAATAATTTAACAATCGACACAGCTACTTTGACTCCTTCTAGTAGCCTTGGCGGTACCAATGTGCCTGAGTTACTAACACCAACTAAAGTTGAACGGAGTTTGCTTCCTAGCTCGGACGTTGTTGGGCAACAAGAGAGCAGCAAAGTAGTGACGCAGTTTGTCTTCTCCAACCCTCCAGGGAGCTACAGtgcacagaaagaaatggaTCTTGGCACAGTGACTGGCAGCTCATTTTTGGTATGCGGTAACTATATTCATTTTACCCCTAGATGCCCGAGACACCCTGACTTTGGGGATATCCATTGCTACTTATACCTTATAGGGAGACCTTTCTCAGATTTTGCAGATCATGcgttttggctttttttgatGAAGGATGTAGAATGTTATGTTGAATAGTGTGTTGTCAGAAGTAGATTCAGTGTGATGGTAAGTTCTCTTGAGAAATACTGGAATTCTGGTGGGGAGAGTTAAGGGAGAACCTTTCAAAATAAGggattaaaaaataagcagaCATCTGTCTGAGGATGAAATGGGATTTATAAGAATACCCAAGAATATGCAGTATGTCTCGTGCATTTTGTTCCAGGGAAAGATTTGGGCTGGGGAAGTAACTGACACATTTTCATCTCAGTCCTTATTCCTGTTTTAAGTACTCTTTCTGCTTTACCTTCTTACTTCAGACTTAACTGTTTATTTACATTACAAAGTAAATGTTTACCCCATTAAAAATTGGAACACTTATAAATACAGAGCcaactttcttttctgttgaaCTCCAGATATTAAGGACATAGAGGGAATTTATTGAAACTCTAACCAGAAGAGCATGGGAAATTAGAAATCAGTGTTTGCAGTGTAAAAGATAACTGCAGCTGAGAACTCATTAGTCTGCATTCATTGTCCAAGTTTGTTCTTGCATCCAAAAACTTTGCATCTCTTggcgctttttttttgttttaactagGAGAGCAGTGGGTCTGCGAGAACAGACTACAGAGCCATTCAGCTagccaagaaaagaaagcaaaaagggaaTGGGAGCAGCACAGGTGAGAAGCcattaatttttgttaaatttaCTAAATACCCTAAATTTAGGTGTTTTGGCAGTGAAATGGGAGCAGCTATCTGAGTACATTCTTAAACATGCCGTCTGGTTTATTGCTGGTTAAAGTAATTATGCATGTGGTGTACCGTCTGTTACCCAGGGTAATCACATTCTGTGGAATATCAAATTCACAGTAAGTTTACAAAGAAATCTGCACCATATGTTTCCTGATTGTTAGCAAGACACTATCCCCCCATCTCttcatctgctttttattttattattataacaaaaaaaattaaggtgtctctgctttctgttgttTATGCTTTTGGTCTTACCTAGTGGGTTCTTTTACTCAGTACAATGAAAACATCAGCTggatttgttttgcttctgtgtttCACTCAGTGTATGCAGTGttacagaatttatttcttaGGTATCTAGAAATACTCAAACCCCTCTCTTAGATTTTAGCTGTGTAGAGAGTTCTTGTGCAGGGTGAGGTTTAGGTCGTGATTTCAGATGTGTCCTCTTTCTCTTAGACAGTAGTTTGACTCAAAGCTGCCTGATGTGAATTAGACACAGTTACTTCGTGAGATCAAATGTGGTCTGTGGCTCACTAGACTTACATGAGCTCAGGCGTTTGAGTTGTGTCTACCCTTGGGGCTGGGGTGGAACATGATATATATGTAGCTTAGTTCTTCCTTGCTGTCTCTTAATACCTTCCATCTCTGAAAATCAAAGTGATAGTTTTTAAGGTGACCTAAGAGACTAGTTCTGAATTGCGCACTGTCACATGTCTGTATTTGTAAAAGGCATACCTGCATAAATTCTGTCTGGTTCAGTGAATCATCACAAGGAAGGATAACTGCTTTATGAAGCTAGTTCTAAATGTGCTTGTATTATCAAACATGTGCATGTATCATCAAACGTGCCTTTTGGACATTAGTTTAAAAAGATGATTGCGTTTAATCTGCACATCTCCTAAAATGGCCTCAGAAAATTCCTGTTTCTGTTCCTACTCAAGACTCCCAGTTGTCCCACTTTTTACCAGCTGTTGCCTTGATGCTATTATGTGCTTCTCAAAGTGGTCTAAAGAGTCTTGTAATTCTAATTGGTTTTACACTGTAGAGGGAAGttcagtgtttaaaaagaagttattcAAGCCTTTTATTTActctagaattaaaaaataaaacaaaactgaaacagctgACAGGATTGTAtccttatatttattttgattagtttttttggttttcagctTGTGATACAAGCAGCTggttccttttgttttaaactgaaaaatgcttAAGGTTGTGATAGTTGTAGTTCTGTAGCTTCTTCTATCTAACAGTCGTTGAAATCTTTCTGGAAATAGATGAGCTTCACTATGctctttttacagtttggaaaaaTTATGTACATGACTTCTCAGGAAATGagttgcaaaattaaaaatagaaaatgcagtTCTACTTCCTAATTCCATTCTGTAACTCCACAAATAAGCTGGTATTTCCATGCTACCACAGAGATGAGCCCTAAGCTTAGCAGTTTGTGATGTAGTTTTAATGGCATTCATGTAAAAAGATGCTCTGTCAGCAGCTGGAGTCCATCAGCTGATTGCTGTCTGGCCTTTAGCAGATATTGGATGATACTTAATTATATTGCACTGTTCCAGGCATTTGCTGTGTAGTGTATAATGGCATAAAATTGAAGAATACTAGCAGGAAACTTTGCCAAATTTCTTCTGACCATCTAAATATTAAAACTGCTCTCTTTTAGGGGCATCTGGCTCTGGtcagagaaaaagcaagggTGGTAAAGTAAGCCCTACCAACTTCTCATCATCCACCCCTGGCAATCGACTGGGTGGCAACATAGTTCTGCCAAACGGAGGGCTGACAATAAGGGACCCTGCCACTGGAGCCCAGTATGTGCAAATTCAGCTTCTTCAGGTAAGagatgaggaggaaaaacatgCTCATCTTCTGTTACCCAAACTGACACATATATGGAAGAATCTGGCTATCTGTGAACTCGGGTACTGCTGCCCCTAGACGGGATATTGAGAACTGCAGTATGTACCATGTCCA is part of the Phalacrocorax carbo chromosome 6, bPhaCar2.1, whole genome shotgun sequence genome and encodes:
- the ZXDC gene encoding zinc finger protein ZXDC — its product is METQGLPAAEAARARPGAQHGGPAAPPAAARRPPPPPDWEPATAAASSSSAASTAASGLYVSFPVLLVEEKPEPGASPAPSPCAPPAGPAPDNDGLLLVFNVVRGAAEAGPGGGEAGRAQPGPPPAEPPEEAPGSAPPPPPPPPPPPAPLPPGDGDGGAEDGSFSGTITINNQSLVVRIENGVLTLGPGAEQAAGTAAPPPAPLPPPAASPAEPPGGPRPRSPPAFACPEPRCGEAFPRKQQLRLHRLSAHGGGGEDGRGAAGAAARPFGCPVPGCAWSFATAYKLRRHLHSHDKLRPFACAAPGCTKRFTTVYNLRAHSRAHEQEAAHKCEACGQRFPSAARLAAHRRRSHLEPERPYRCDFPGCERTFITVSALFSHNRAHFREQEQFSCSFPGCNKQYDKACRLKIHMRSHTGERPFICDFEGCGWSFTSMSKLLRHKRKHEDDRRFMCPVEGCGKSFTRAEHLKGHSITHLGTKPFECPVEGCCAKFSARSSLYIHSKKHLQDVDSLKTRCPVSSCNKLFTSKHSMKTHMVKQHNFSPDLLTQLEATSSLTPSSELTSPGQSDLSNIDLVSLFSNVSSSNSGIATDMALVNSGIVTIDVASVGSTLGGNMPVSNNSLSQAVDPLILVASSDMPQSLDSSLLLGTSATVLQQSTLNLDDVQTVNAEALGSLASLSVRNSSQDMHGLTSSNNLTIDTATLTPSSSLGGTNVPELLTPTKVERSLLPSSDVVGQQESSKVVTQFVFSNPPGSYSAQKEMDLGTVTGSSFLESSGSARTDYRAIQLAKKRKQKGNGSSTGASGSGQRKSKGGKVSPTNFSSSTPGNRLGGNIVLPNGGLTIRDPATGAQYVQIQLLQDDSPGEGDLPFQLSSQSSSSHSQLTVDLPVHILQEPHNSAEDDAGSDNSQFTGSTINLQDLE